A window of Oryza glaberrima chromosome 2, OglaRS2, whole genome shotgun sequence genomic DNA:
AAATCTAGCTGTTTTAGGAGAATATGGCGGGATGCAGAAAAGCAGGATGTGCTGAAGTcgtttggttttcttttctattttggtTGTGTTCTTCTCCTTGTTGAGATGTGAGTCTAAATACTATTATATCCTTTTGGTTGTGTATATCCTTCGTGGATATAGAGAACagattaatgaaaatccattattaaaaaaaatggtaaattCAGTTATTGACCACTGTATGACAATGAtatttccaaaagaaaattaTCAGGGCCCTTCTTAGAATGCAAGATGTTTTTTTCTCGATTCAGAATAGAATTAAACTGATCGATGTGAAAGTAACTTTGGCCTGCATTAGAAGAGAACATTTAACTAGTGATCCAACCGAGTCCTGTATCTAGGagcccatcatgctcatctgaTCCCCAGCAAAAACCTGCAAGATCCTACTCACTTCTGAGCCCCTCCATCCTGACTTTTGCATGCCACTCTGGTCCCTGTTTCACATGTCCCCTTCCAATTCAAGTCCCAAATCCTAATCAATACCATTGCTAGCACTCATCAGAGTTCATCAATGACAGTCTGGTATATGAATAGTTTGAATTGCAAATTCCCACTCCCTCGCCCTTGaatcccagaaaaaaaaaacacctcatGTTAGTGTACTAAATTAGTGAAATTCTTGgcctttcaaaaagaaaaaaaaaacattgttagcAAGGCTAGGGAGTTGCCGCTGATCTCTATCTCTCCGAGCATGTGTTAGTGGACGCTTTTCACGGATGTGAGTGTGGTGTTGCATGTGTAGTAGTGTGCATGCACAATATTCGTCATACACGTAATCGGAAAAAACATTTTGAATACttccattatccaaaaaaaagatttttttttcttttttgcatctTCCTTGTTTGGCccttgcttctctctctctctctctcctccccaaccaCTTGGGCATCATGATATAAGTAGAGCCACCAAGAAACCATTTCCAAGGGCTCACAGAAAGTCAGGGCCTAGCCAGCCAGCCAAGCCAGTGGTTATAACCAACCTCCCAGTGAAACTTTCAGACCCTCCCGTTTTAGCAAGTGAGAGAAGCCCTGCgactctcgctcgctcgctcgctcgcccaAGATGAAGTTTATGAAACTTGGCACCCGGCCTGACACCTTCTTCTCCAACGAATCCGTgaggtgtttttttcttgagaaATCCTGATTTGtggaatcaatcaatcaatcttgcatggtttcagactttcagttccTGGGATTCTTGCCTGTCGTCTGAGGTGATTGAATCGTGGTTGCCTGATTTTTGTGGGTGTTTGTTGTGATGTTGACAGGTCTGTCTGCACAGAGGTCGCCACTGACCTGCAAATCTTGGTGGGTGACTGCTTGTATCAGCTTCACAAGGTAATGGGACATGAAagattgttgttgttttttgtttCGCTGTGGTTCTAGAACGGATCTTTTCTGCAACTTTTGTGATAATTAGATCGTGAATTTAGGGGAATTTTGGATTTGGTTGCATGTTTGGATTGTTTTGATATCGAAGGATTTGTTGATGATGTTTGTTTGGAATTTGTTTTTGACAGTTTCCTCTGCTGTCGAAATGCCTGCTTCTGCAAGCGCTGTGCGCCGAGTCCGGatgcggcggcaatggcggcgacgtGATCGAGCTCCCGGGGTTCCCGGGCGGCGTCGAGGCGTTCGACGCGTGCGCCAAGTTCTGCTACGGCATCACCGTCACGGTGAGCGCGCGGAACCTCGTCCAGCTCCGCTGCGCCGCGGCGCACCTCGGCATGTCGGAGGCCGCCGACCGCGGCAACCTCGCCGCCAAGCTCGACGCGTTCCTCGCCTCCTGCCTCCTCCGGCGATGGAAGGACGCGCTCGCCGTGCTCAACTCGACGCGCCACTGCGCGCCGCTCTGCGAGGACATCGGCCTCACCTCCCGGTGCGTGGACGCCGTCGCGGCGCTCATCGCGAGCCCCGCCGCCCTCCCGGCGcactcctcgtcggcgtcgccgtggTGGGCGCAGGACGTCGCCGAGCTCGGGGTTGACCTGTTCTGGCGCATCATGGTGGCCGTCAAGGCCACCGGCGCCGTCCACGAGAAGACCGTCGGCGACGCGCTCAAGGCGTACGCGCGCCGGTGGCTGCCCAACGTCGCCAAGGACGGgatcgtcgtcggcgccgaccAGCCGTTCGACGGggccggcaatggcggcgacggcggcaatgCCAGCGTCAAGCAGATCGCCACGaggcaccgcctcctcctcgagaAGATCGTGAGCCTGATCCCGGCGGAGAGGGACGCCGTCTCCTGCAGcttcctcctcaagctcctcAAGGCGGCGAACATCCTCAGCGCGTCCGCCACGTCCAGGGCGGAGCTGGTGCGGAGGGTGGCGTGGCAGCTCGAGGAGGCCACCGTCGGCGACCTCCTGATCCCGTCGCTGTCGTGCGTGTCCGAGACGCTGTACGACGTGGACGCCGTGGCGGCCATCCTCGACGAGTTCGCtctgcgccacgccgccgcgccgccgccgccggtggcgctggCAGTGagccccgacgacgacgacgacagcccGGCGCGTTCCGGCGGGCACCGGCGCTCGCGGTCGGCCGAGAGCGTCGGGTTcgacggcgccgcgcggcggtcgtcgtcggccgcgccCGTGTCGCCCGACGCGCTCGTCAGGGTAGGCAGGCTGGTCGACGGCTTCTTGATCGAGGTTGCCAGGGACCCCAACATGCCGCTCGACAAGTTGCTCGCCATTGCCGAGGCCGTCCCGGACACCGCCCGCCCCGAGCACGACGGCCTCTACAAAGTCGTCGACACTTACCTCAAGGTGAGAATATATTTGAATACCACAAACATTACAAAATTCTACTAATATTTAACTTGATATCAATCTTGTTCTGGTTTTGGATTTGAATTTGTGGttaacttttgtttttgtttttgtttttgggtGACAGGTGCACTCGGAGATGAGCAAGAGCGCGAGGAAGCGGCTGTGCAGGGTGATCAACTGCAGGAAGCTGTCGGACAAGGCGTGCGCGCACGCGGCGCAGAACGAGCTCCTCCCGCTGCGGGTGGTGGTGCAGGTGCTCTTCTTCGAgcacgcgcgggcggcggcgatggcgggcggcgcgcACGCCGCGGCCGAGCTGCCGGGCAGCATCAGGGCGCTGCTGCAGTCCAAGTCGTCCGGGTCGGATCAGGAGGACGACGCGGCGGACCGCGTGGACGAGCAGCGgctgcgcgcgctcgccgccggcgcgtccCCCGGGGACGACTGGAGCGTGGAGGGCCTGCGGCGCGCGGCGTCCAAGATCGCCACGCTGCGGAtgaagctggaggaggacgacgaccacgacggcggcggcggcgacgacgaggagttcGCGCGCAGGCAGCAGGCCGGGCTGGCGCGCAGCGCGTCCCTGCGGTTCAGGGCGTTCTGCGCCatcccggcggcgaggccgaagcGGATGCTCAGCAAGCTGTGGCCGCTGGCCAGAGGCGTCACCACCGAGCGGCATTAGCGTCGCAACCAGTAGCCATTACTACTAGGTTTTTTGTACTTCTTCTTTTTGGGTGTCTTGCTTGCATTGCTTGCCCAAGGCCTGAGAATGCAGGTTTCTTTGCTtgtctcttcttcttgtttctCCTTTTCAATTACAGTGTCAAGGCCAAGTGTACCTTCCAGGCTTCCATGTAGTTgtaatcttttctctctctctgttttttttttgggtgaggCATGTAGTTGTAAgcttaattattaaaaataaataggaACTGCACAGTTT
This region includes:
- the LOC127761330 gene encoding BTB/POZ domain-containing protein At1g67900-like → MKFMKLGTRPDTFFSNESVRSVCTEVATDLQILVGDCLYQLHKFPLLSKCLLLQALCAESGCGGNGGDVIELPGFPGGVEAFDACAKFCYGITVTVSARNLVQLRCAAAHLGMSEAADRGNLAAKLDAFLASCLLRRWKDALAVLNSTRHCAPLCEDIGLTSRCVDAVAALIASPAALPAHSSSASPWWAQDVAELGVDLFWRIMVAVKATGAVHEKTVGDALKAYARRWLPNVAKDGIVVGADQPFDGAGNGGDGGNASVKQIATRHRLLLEKIVSLIPAERDAVSCSFLLKLLKAANILSASATSRAELVRRVAWQLEEATVGDLLIPSLSCVSETLYDVDAVAAILDEFALRHAAAPPPPVALAVSPDDDDDSPARSGGHRRSRSAESVGFDGAARRSSSAAPVSPDALVRVGRLVDGFLIEVARDPNMPLDKLLAIAEAVPDTARPEHDGLYKVVDTYLKVHSEMSKSARKRLCRVINCRKLSDKACAHAAQNELLPLRVVVQVLFFEHARAAAMAGGAHAAAELPGSIRALLQSKSSGSDQEDDAADRVDEQRLRALAAGASPGDDWSVEGLRRAASKIATLRMKLEEDDDHDGGGGDDEEFARRQQAGLARSASLRFRAFCAIPAARPKRMLSKLWPLARGVTTERH